CGCGTGAAGCTGCAGCACGAGTACGAGTCGTTCTTCATCATCGCCGACTTGCACACGCTCACCACGCGGCCCGAGCGCAACTTCATCCGCGAAATCCCCACCTACATCCGCGAGACGGTGCTCGACTATCTGGCCGTAGGCATTGACCCCGACCTGAGCACCATCTTCGTGCAGTCGGCCATCCCGGAGACATACGAACTCAACCTGCTTCTGGAGATGCTGGTGACGGTGCCGCGCCTGGAGCGCCTCCCCACGCTCAAGGAGATGGCCCGCGACGCCAATCTGGAGTCCATGCCCTTCGGCCTGCTCGGCTACCCGGTGCTGCAGGCCGC
This portion of the Chloroflexaceae bacterium genome encodes:
- the trpS gene encoding tryptophan--tRNA ligase — its product is MKKRLLTGDRPTGRLHLGHYVGSLANRVKLQHEYESFFIIADLHTLTTRPERNFIREIPTYIRETVLDYLAVGIDPDLSTIFVQSAIPETYELNLLLEMLVTVPRLERLPTLKEMARDANLESMPFGLLGYPVLQAADILLPRAHIVPVGKDNQAHVELARELARRFNLLYGEVFPEPEALIGE